Part of the Sulfurospirillum tamanense genome, AATGCGTGCTAAAAATATCGTTTTAGAAAGAGCAATCAAAAGGGAGGAAAGGGCTCAGGGAATTTCACGGTAACTATTTTGTATTTTCTCCCTTTTTTCAAGGGTTTTTACATGTATTTCCTTGTTTTTTTCAAAAGAAAAAGGTACAATAATGACCATACCAGTTTGAAAATTAAAAAGCCCGTCTCTGACCCGTTAGTTTGTGCCCAGGTCAGGGAGCGGGCTTTTTTTTTGCTTAAAAATTTGCTACAATTCCCCAAGATAGTTTTTGGATACTAAAAATTTCAAACTGGTAATTTGCATTTTTGGTATTCAGATTTGGTAGAAAGACTATCAAATTTTACTGAGGCACAAACGAATGAGAACAGTAATTTACGAGGATACCCCTCTTCCTCCCTTTCATTGGTTTCGAGTAGAAAGGCACCACTGATGTGTGACTAACCTCGAAACGGCACTTATCCACAATGCCCCAATTTTTATACGCGCTGCACAACGCAAGGCCGTAACCTCCAAGCCTATTCGCACCAAAATTGCGTTGAGCCGTTACAGTTTTATCGAGTTCAATTCCCCTGAGCGTATTTCGTGGCTCGTGTACGACATCGACATTCCCCCTAATGGCATCCGTGAGCTTGAGCAATACGCGGGATACATCGAACATTACCTTTTGCTCCCCAAACCAACCTACATTTGCAAAACCACAAAAGGTTTCCACGTTGCTTACGCGCTCTCTTACGGAGTGCTTGCAGAACAAACAAGCGCAAACCAACGTCTTGCGTATGTACACGCTGCGCTCTCCAAACTTCTTGGCTCCGACCCCAACGCTGCGCGTATGCGCGGCATTTGGCGAAACCCCTTAAAGCACGAACATATCTACAATCCAAACAGCTACACCCTAGACGAACTGGTGGCAGAGCATGGCGAACTGGTCAATCCAAAATCCTCAAAAAACGTCCTAGACCGCATTCGCACTTTCGCCCAGGGCGCAACGGCCACCACTGCAAAATCGTTGGCCGAAGAGAACACGGGAAAAATCAAATTTTACCTTGTCCGACTCTTGCGTGCTCTCGCGCAAGAGTCTGGCCCAGTTGTCCCAAATGGCTTTCGCAAGTCGGTACTTTTTCAAGCAGCCATGCTTTTTGCAAAAAAACATGGCGTGAGCTATGGCCAACTCGAGGAATATTTGGACACCCTAAACAAATACACCCAAGACCCTCTTCCTCCTAGCGAAATAGACAACATCGCAAAGAGCGTGTGGAAATACAAACAAGCCAATTCTATTTTTGTCAAAAATCCCCTCAAGGACGAGACCCAAAGGCGCATGAACCTCAAGGAGAGTTTGCCTTTACATGTAAAGCAGCGCAAAGGCGCTGGCTATACAAACAAAGTGCGCATGGAAAAAACAAAAACAAGGCTCGAAATAGCCCTTAAAACCCTCCAAGCCAAAAAAATGACCATTTCCCTTTCCTCCCTTTCCAAAGAGGCTAATTTGAGCCGCCAGACGGTTGCAAAGTACAAAGATGTAATGGAACGTACATTGCTTTGCACATCAAAGCAACACCTAAGAGAATTTTTCCTCTCTCTTCGCTTTTTCAAACCTGTTAATTACGGTCTTATATGTTTTACATTGGCAC contains:
- a CDS encoding primase C-terminal domain-containing protein: MTNLETALIHNAPIFIRAAQRKAVTSKPIRTKIALSRYSFIEFNSPERISWLVYDIDIPPNGIRELEQYAGYIEHYLLLPKPTYICKTTKGFHVAYALSYGVLAEQTSANQRLAYVHAALSKLLGSDPNAARMRGIWRNPLKHEHIYNPNSYTLDELVAEHGELVNPKSSKNVLDRIRTFAQGATATTAKSLAEENTGKIKFYLVRLLRALAQESGPVVPNGFRKSVLFQAAMLFAKKHGVSYGQLEEYLDTLNKYTQDPLPPSEIDNIAKSVWKYKQANSIFVKNPLKDETQRRMNLKESLPLHVKQRKGAGYTNKVRMEKTKTRLEIALKTLQAKKMTISLSSLSKEANLSRQTVAKYKDVMERTLLCTSKQHLREFFLSLRFFKPVNYGLICFTLAQNLGGSQFPFGSLPMWKREEKETQKLNTS